In the Victivallis sp. Marseille-Q1083 genome, one interval contains:
- a CDS encoding ferredoxin family protein gives MSGSKRLFRVRVNPDECKGCERCVNACPRSVLKMGTQLNKMSFPYAIAAANGCIGCGGCFYTCPEPGAIAIFELINDEKN, from the coding sequence ATGAGTGGATCAAAACGCCTGTTTCGCGTCCGGGTCAATCCGGACGAATGCAAAGGCTGCGAACGTTGTGTCAACGCCTGCCCCCGTTCGGTATTGAAAATGGGAACTCAACTGAATAAAATGAGTTTTCCCTATGCCATTGCCGCCGCCAACGGCTGCATCGGTTGCGGCGGCTGTTTTTACACCTGCCCGGAGCCGGGGGCGATCGCTATTTTCGAATTAATCAACGATGAGAAGAATTGA
- the thiD gene encoding bifunctional hydroxymethylpyrimidine kinase/phosphomethylpyrimidine kinase: MKNFDHECYPVALTIAGSDSGGGAGIQADLRTFNAFGVFGCSAITAITSQNPLAVRRIDPLPPEAVAAQLAAVFEAVQIGCIKTGMLGGAATIQAAAEGLTNRPCKLVVDPVMVATSGARLLPDEALEVLRTVLLPLADWLTPNLPEAELLLGRPLRQRDEMRRGAQECAERWQCSCVLKGGHAAGDRDNAVDIVAHDGKLYELSSPRIAVEKYCDHGTGCTFSAALAAGLALDMPWKKALASAKGFVLGSLAEAVQIGPKLQAMYPPEEAWYDRVELRRITI, encoded by the coding sequence ATGAAAAATTTTGACCACGAGTGTTATCCCGTCGCATTGACGATTGCCGGCAGCGACTCCGGCGGCGGCGCCGGAATCCAGGCGGACCTGCGAACCTTCAACGCGTTCGGGGTCTTCGGCTGCAGCGCGATCACCGCCATCACCAGCCAGAACCCGCTCGCTGTCCGCCGAATCGATCCGCTGCCGCCGGAAGCGGTGGCGGCTCAGTTGGCGGCCGTCTTCGAGGCCGTTCAAATCGGCTGCATAAAAACCGGCATGCTCGGCGGCGCCGCGACGATTCAAGCGGCGGCGGAAGGCTTGACGAACCGGCCGTGCAAACTGGTGGTCGACCCGGTCATGGTGGCGACCAGCGGCGCCAGATTATTGCCGGACGAGGCGCTGGAAGTGTTGCGGACCGTGTTGCTGCCGCTGGCGGATTGGCTGACGCCGAACCTGCCCGAAGCGGAATTGCTGCTCGGCCGGCCGCTGCGGCAGCGGGATGAAATGCGGCGCGGCGCCCAGGAGTGCGCCGAACGCTGGCAATGCAGTTGCGTGCTCAAAGGCGGCCATGCGGCCGGCGACCGGGACAATGCGGTTGATATTGTCGCGCACGACGGCAAATTATATGAGCTGTCATCGCCGCGGATCGCGGTGGAGAAGTATTGCGACCACGGCACCGGCTGTACGTTCAGCGCGGCGCTGGCGGCCGGCCTGGCGCTGGACATGCCGTGGAAAAAGGCGCTGGCTTCGGCCAAGGGCTTCGTGCTGGGTTCGCTGGCGGAAGCCGTGCAGATCGGACCGAAACTGCAGGCGATGTATCCGCCTGAGGAAGCGTGGTATGACCGGGTCGAGCTGCGGCGGATAACAATTTAG
- a CDS encoding N-acetylmuramoyl-L-alanine amidase — MIGHASVVRWGLIAFLLLGCHWNWRGAAVAAAETTTIRSTSISGRKYVLLRDVASYYNLTYKKLSNGVELSSKYSKILLYDNKRGAVINGVPVTLNFVPLLTRGNRYLSYNDFINTLDPIMRKAALTGHKVRTIVIDPGHGGKAAGAVGKFSQEKNNALVIAKKLKAKLEKLGYKVLLTRSTDVDLALTARPALAKKWKADLFISLHNNSSTDLSVRGIETFSLTPLGAPGSYNKNIEKEWVAGDKYTRNNQALAFYIQKGLISRTGAENRGVKRARFVVLRDASCPAVLIEMGFISNVSDEKNLNSRVYQEKLLQGIVDGIVNYRNRVE, encoded by the coding sequence ATGATTGGACATGCGAGCGTCGTTCGGTGGGGGTTGATCGCTTTTCTTCTGCTGGGTTGCCATTGGAACTGGCGCGGCGCAGCCGTCGCGGCGGCGGAAACGACCACCATTCGTTCCACGTCGATCAGCGGCCGCAAATACGTGCTGCTGCGCGATGTGGCAAGTTATTACAACCTCACCTACAAGAAACTGAGCAACGGCGTCGAGCTGAGCAGCAAATACAGCAAAATCCTGCTTTATGACAACAAGCGCGGCGCGGTCATCAACGGCGTGCCGGTGACGTTGAATTTCGTGCCGCTGCTGACCCGCGGCAACCGCTATCTCAGTTACAACGATTTCATCAATACGCTCGATCCGATCATGCGCAAAGCGGCGCTGACCGGACACAAGGTGCGGACGATCGTCATCGATCCCGGTCACGGCGGCAAAGCGGCCGGCGCGGTCGGTAAATTCAGCCAGGAAAAAAACAACGCGCTGGTCATCGCCAAAAAGCTGAAAGCCAAATTGGAAAAATTGGGTTACAAAGTGCTGCTGACCCGCAGCACCGATGTCGATTTGGCTTTGACGGCACGGCCGGCGCTGGCCAAAAAGTGGAAAGCGGATCTGTTCATCTCACTGCACAACAACTCGTCGACCGATCTATCGGTGCGCGGCATCGAGACCTTCAGCCTGACGCCGCTCGGCGCGCCCGGATCCTATAACAAGAATATCGAAAAGGAGTGGGTCGCCGGCGACAAATATACCCGCAACAACCAGGCTCTGGCGTTCTACATACAAAAAGGGCTGATCAGCCGGACCGGAGCGGAGAATCGCGGCGTCAAGCGGGCGCGTTTCGTCGTCTTGCGGGATGCCTCCTGCCCGGCTGTGCTGATTGAAATGGGTTTCATTTCCAACGTCAGCGACGAAAAAAACCTCAACAGCAGGGTCTATCAGGAAAAATTGCTGCAGGGCATCGTCGACGGCATCGTCAACTACCGGAACCGGGTGGAGTAA